A genomic region of Sphingobacteriales bacterium contains the following coding sequences:
- a CDS encoding PorP/SprF family type IX secretion system membrane protein yields MKRSFSFILCVTVIISSFWSENSCAQDAEFSQFYAAPLHLNPSMVGFTEQPRVSLNFRDQGVAFNNAYITMSLAYDQHFSRYRSSVGGAVFADVAGGLYNTYQVSGFYAYRLPLTEYMNLQTGIQLAYMQRNINEGELLYYDMIDPQNPNSSLPGNEMPLVDNTLHRFDVGAGAVLYEEDFYVGVSAKHLTTPSFSFTGTDDANNRLLMRFSIHGGKTFYLTPSKPGDDRRWYVVPNFLLVSQGNFVQINAGAYTGKGKLFGGMWLRHVLQNTDSFIVSLGWRSGIFRAGYSYDFTVSQIKKQAGAHEISLTIDWGQDEYYKKRNRLRGGASCPTMFK; encoded by the coding sequence ATGAAACGTAGTTTTTCTTTTATATTGTGTGTAACAGTTATTATTAGTAGCTTTTGGAGCGAAAATAGTTGCGCACAAGATGCTGAATTTAGTCAATTTTATGCAGCCCCCCTGCATTTGAACCCTTCTATGGTGGGTTTTACGGAGCAGCCGCGTGTTTCTTTAAATTTTCGTGATCAGGGCGTGGCTTTTAACAATGCCTATATTACGATGTCGTTGGCATACGACCAGCATTTCAGCCGCTACCGAAGCAGTGTGGGCGGTGCTGTATTCGCCGATGTAGCCGGAGGCCTGTACAATACTTATCAGGTGAGCGGTTTTTATGCCTATCGCTTGCCCCTCACCGAATATATGAATTTGCAAACGGGCATACAACTTGCCTATATGCAGCGCAATATCAACGAAGGAGAATTGTTGTATTATGATATGATTGACCCTCAAAATCCCAACAGTTCGCTGCCGGGCAACGAAATGCCTTTGGTGGATAATACCCTGCACCGCTTTGATGTAGGCGCAGGTGCGGTGTTGTACGAAGAGGATTTTTATGTAGGTGTATCTGCCAAGCACCTCACAACGCCTTCTTTTTCGTTCACCGGAACTGATGATGCCAATAACCGACTGCTGATGCGCTTTTCCATACATGGCGGCAAAACTTTCTATTTGACACCATCCAAACCCGGCGATGACCGCCGCTGGTATGTAGTGCCTAATTTTTTGCTGGTGAGTCAGGGAAATTTTGTGCAAATCAATGCAGGAGCCTATACGGGTAAAGGTAAATTATTCGGAGGTATGTGGCTGCGCCATGTGTTGCAAAATACCGATTCCTTTATCGTGTCGCTGGGGTGGCGTAGCGGAATTTTCAGAGCCGGATACAGCTATGACTTCACCGTGTCGCAAATCAAAAAACAAGCCGGCGCACACGAAATATCGCTTACGATAGACTGGGGACAAGATGAATATTATAAAAAAAGAAATCGCTTGCGTGGCGGTGCTTCTTGT